One genomic region from Pyxicephalus adspersus chromosome 1, UCB_Pads_2.0, whole genome shotgun sequence encodes:
- the TMSB4X gene encoding thymosin beta-4, whose translation MSDKPDMAEIEKFDKAKLKKTETQEKNPLPSKETIEQEKQAADS comes from the exons ATGTCTGACAAACCAGATATGGCTGAGATTGAGAAATTCGATAAGGCCAAGCTGAAGAAGAcagaaacacaggaaaaaaacccTCTACCATCTAAAGAAA CAATTGAACAAGAGAAGCAAGCGGCTGACTCCTAA